The genomic interval CCCGTAGGCGCGGTAACGACCATCGGCCAGGCTCAGCTCACCGCGGGTATCGAGGTTGTCACCGATATGCACGTGGCCCAACAGGTTGGCCGTGAGGCCAAAGCCTTTGAACGACAGCTTTTCGCGCCCGACATCGACATCGATGTCCATGGCCATCGCCATGGGCGGCTTGCCCTCTTCGGTCTGATGGCCAACGATAACGGTGTCATCAGACACCTTCACCGTGGAGGGCGGCAGCTCGCGTACCGTGATCTTGCCTTTTGGCACCTGCACCTTGCCGGTTATCGCCAGCTTGTCGTCGACCAGGCGCAGGTTCAGGTCCGGTGCGACTTCCAGCGTCGCATAGGGCTCGACCGTCACCGGCAATTGTTGCCCCTGCAAACGCAGGTCCATGCCTAAGGCCTGCCCCCAGGTCAGGTTACCGGACAGTTGGCCGCGCCCCGCTTCGCCACTGCGCCAACCGCCGTTGAGCTGGACCTGTTCACCGGCGATCGTAGCCTGCAACGACAGGTCTTGCAGGCTCACCGGCAGCTCGGCACCACTGACCTCGCCCTGGCTCAGTACCAGGTTGCCGTTGACCTGCGGTGCAAGCAGCGTACCCGATAAATTTCCGCTGCCATTCAACTGCCCGGCCAGGCGTTCGACCATGGGCACGAACGGTCGGGCGACGGAAAGGTCCAGGCCCGCCAGGCGGAAATCGCCCGACAATGGCTTGTTCTTGCCCAAGGGGTCGAGGCGGGCATTCAGGCTCAGTTCGCCCAGGCGCTCACCCCGGAAATTCAAGCGGGTGTCGATGCGCCGAGGTGCCAGGGTGCTGTCCAGGCGCAGCGCCTGATAAGGGAAATCGATCCAACGCCCCTTGTCGCGCACGCGCAAGGTGCCGCCACTGGCGTCCACAACAATGCTGCCCTTGGGGCCGCTGGCCGGGATATCCAAGTTGACGTCGGCATTCAGCAGGCCCTGCCAGGCAAAGTCCTTTGGCAGCCACTGGGCCAGGCTGTCCAGCGGGAACTGTTTAAGGTGGTAGCGCAAGCGCGGCTCAGGTGCCAGGCGCTGGTCATCACCACACAGGCTGGCCTGGCCGGAACGCCAGCAATGGGCGCCAAAATCCAGCTGGCCACTGGCTAACCGCTGCAGGCGTGCCGGCGCCTGCAACTGCCAATCCTGGCCTCCGGCCTGGATTCGGCCACTGGCCAGGCGACCACGCCAGTCGCCTTTGTTCAACTGGCCGTCCAGACCCAGGTCCAGCTTGAGCTGCGGGCCGTCGAGCGCCAGGGTCAGGGCTTGCTGGCGAATGTCGCCTTTGCCATTGGCCTGCAAGGTGCCCAGTGCCGTGTCACCGAGGTGAATGCCGCCGGCCTTGAGGTCGATCACACCACGCTGGGCGCTGTCCAGGCGTGCGTCCAGGTCCAGGCGCTGAATACGGTTTTCGGCCTGCGCCAGCTGCTGGCCCTGCAAAGTGAGCGTACCTTGGGGCGCCTTCAAGGTCCCGGCGACGTCCAGCCGGCCCTTGACCTGCCCTTGCAGCCTCGGCCATAGCTGCCCCAAACGCGGCAAGTCGAGATCCACGCGCCCGGCCAGCCGCTGTTGCAGGCTGCCACTGCCATTGATGCGGTTGTCACCCAGCTGGATAGCCAGGGCTCCGAGTGTCCAACTTTCCCCTGCCCCTTGGGCTTCGACCTTGAGCACTGCCGGCTGCCCGCGGAGGCGGCCTTTAAGGTCTAGCTGGGCATCGAGCTTGAGTGCATCCCCCTTCATTTCACCTTTGCTGCGCAGCGGCCCGGCCAGGGTGCCGGGCAGTTCGGCAAGCCAATACGCGGGGTCGAGCGCCGAGAGCTGCAGGTCGACATCCCACGCCAGCGTATCGGCGAAGCGCACCGCGACGCTGCCTTCGGCCTTGCCTTGCCCAGCGCTGAGCGCCAGCTGCGGCAGTTTCACCTGGTTCAAATCACCTTCGAACGGGCTGGCCAGGGAAAACGCCCCCGCCGGGCCGTCAAGATCACCCTTGAAGGTGCCTTGATAATTGCCATCGCGGTAGTGCACCTGGGCATTGAATTGCTTGAGCGTGACGTCAGGCGGCGTCTCCAGCGGGTACAGGCGCAACCATGGGAAGTCCAGCCAATCGAGCTGGGCATCGGCAGTCAGGCCCTGTTGCCAGTCGGCACTGGCCTGCAGCTTCAGCCGCTGGTTATCGCTGGCGTTGAGGTCCAGGGCATCGACCTTGGCCCCTTTGCTATCCACCCGCCCAGACAGGACCAAGGCAATCGGCGACTGCTCAGCCGGCAAACTGGCTGAGCCCGATAATTTATAGCCTTTGAGCAAATCACCTTTGGCATTAAGCTCAAGCTGATTGAACTGCAAGGTGTCCGGCAGCGACCCGGTTGGTTTGAAAGCGTCGGAACGGATCTGCAGCGTTGCTGGCAGGTTTTCAGCCAGCGCTTGTAGCTCACCGTTCAGCCGTGCATCGAGGTAACCCGAGCTGGTGCCTTCGAGTGTGAGGGTTTTCTGCAGCTCGCCGTGCGCGGTCAACGCCAGTTGCCAGCTTTTACCCTCTACCGAAGGCAGCTGAACTTGCCCTTGCAACTGCAGCGGCCAATCGCCCTCAGGTTGCAGGTCGCCTTGCAGGTCCAGGCGCAGGTCATCGCGCTGCAGATGCAGGCGGTCGATGCGCATGCCCGTTTGGGTCCAGTGGGCGGCCAGTTGCACATCACCCAGCAGGTCGCTGCCGTCGAGTCGCAGTTGGCCGATCTTGACCTCACCCAGCTCGATGGCGACCGGCAAACGCAGGGCCGGGAGTTGCAGCGGGCCGCTTTCAGCCGGTGCATCGCTGGGTGCAAACGCCATGTCGATGCGCTGCGCCTGCAGTTGATCGATACACAAGGTGGCACGCAGCAGGCACGCGGGCGACCACGTCAACAGCGGGGCCTGCACCTCGACCCGGTTACCGCCCTCGACCCAGCTCAGCTGGCTGGCTTGCCAACTGCCCGCCAGGCGCCCTTGGAAGTCAGCGACCTGCAACCCCGGCACCCTGGCCAGTGCCCAGCGGCTGCCGCTTTCGGTCCCCACCAGCACGCCCAGCGCCAGGCCCACGGCCACCACCCCGCCGAGCACGCCCAGCAGTACGAATTTGAACACACGTGTCACAGCTCAGGCCCCATGGAGAAGTGCAGGCGAATACCGCCCTCGTCATCGAGGGCCTTGGCCAGGTCCAGGCGCAATGGCCCAACCGGTGAAACCCAACGCACACCAATGCCCACCCCGGTCTTGAGGCTTGGCAGCTCGAAGGTGTTGAACGAGTTGCCCTGATCGACAAAGGTTGCCACGCGCCACTTTTCAGTCAGTGAGTACTGGTACTCGACGCTGCCAGCCACCAGGTAGCGGCCACCGATGCGGTCGCCGTCGCTGTTTTTCGGCGACAAGGTCTGGTAGTCATAGCCACGCACGCTCTGGTCGCCACCGGCGAAGAAGCGCAGCGAAGGCGGGATGTTGTTCTTGTAGCCGTTGGTGGCGCTGCCGCCGAATTGCACCCGGCCGAGGAAGCGATGGTTATGGCCAAGCGTGGTCAGGCCCTTGAGCAGCACGTTGCCATGCAGCAGGTTGGTGTCGGAGACCAGGCCTTCCTTCGCCACCTGGGTATCGAACTGCAGGCGGTAGCCATTGTGCGGGTCAATGCGGTTGTCGCTGCGCAGGTACGAGAAGCTGACGCCCGGCATCAGCAAGTTGCTCAGCCCCGAGTCATCGCCCAGGCGGTACTCTTCACGCTGGTACTTGAGCGAGATAACCCGCTGCCAGCCACTGGGCAACTTGCTGTGCCATTCTGGCCCGACGGTGAGCAGCTTGCTGAGGGTGTCGGTACCGGCGAGTTCCTCGTTCTGGTAACCACCGGCAAAGCGCAGTTTGTCGGTCAGCGGCGGGTCGAGCGGCACGTCATACCACAGGCCGACGTTCTGCCGAGGTGCCGACAGTTCGGTTTCCCAGCCGTAGCTGTGGCCCTGAGGGTTGACCCAGTGTCGCGTCCAGTTCGCCTTGCCACGGGGGCCGACGTCAGTCGAGAAGCCCAGGCCCAGGCCCATGGTGCGTGGTTTGCGGGTTTCCAGGCGGACCTCCACCGGGATGTCCTCGCCCACGGCGGCAGTCGGCGCGGCGTCTACCCGCACACCCTCGAAGTAACCACTCGATTGCAGGTCGTTGTTGAGTTCGGCAATCAGCTCGGAGTCATAGGGCGTGCCTGGCTTGAACGAGACCATGCGCTGCAGCAGGTCTTCATCCAGCGGTGTGTCACCGCCAAACTTGACCGCGCCCAGGCGGTAGCGAGGGCCGCTTTGGTAGACCAGTTCGATGTCGGCCACGCCGGCCTGGGGGTCGACTGCCAGGCGTTGGCGGCTGAAGCGGCCGGCGAAAAAGCCATAGCGTGAAGCCTGGTTCTGGATCAGCCGTTTGGCATCTTCGTAAAGCCCATGGTTAAGCTGCTCGCCAGCGCGCAGTGCCTTGCTGTCGGGCACTCGAAACGCCTTCATCTCACTGGCAGGCCCTTCGATGCGCACCGTCACGTTGCGCAGGCGCACAGGCTCACCGGGGGCGATCTGGATTATCAATTGCGGGGCTTGGTCGGCTTTGGCGGGAGGCTTGACCTCGGTATCGATCTGGGCTTGATAGTAGCCAAGTGCCTGCGCGGCTTTGCGCGCCTGCTCCTGAGCCCCGCGACTGAAGCGCAGCAGCGCTTCTTCATCGCGGTCACCCAAGTTGCCGATATAGCCTTCGACATTGGCCTTGAGCGCTTTGTTGGCTGGCTTTACCTTCACCAGCAACTCGCTCTGGCCCCATGCTGCGAAACTGGCGACCCAGAAAACCAGGCCCCAGGTTAATCTTCCTGAATACGTCATGCGGGGCATGCTACCAGAGCCGGGCGCTCAAGGGAGCCGTCTGGCGGCTTGTCAGGCCAAAGCGGACGTTGAAGACACGGGGTTGGGATGGAAGAACACCCTTTCTCGGATCGGCCCTACGGCAACCTCGCCAATTTCCTCATAGCCCTGACGCTGGTAGAACGCCAGGTAGTGTTCATTGCCGGTGTCCAGCACGACGCCCTGAGTGCTGGGGTCTTCCGCGCACCAGTCATGCACAGCTTGTAACAATTGCTCACCGTACTGGCGCCCCTGAAATTGCGGGTGCACGCCCAGTAGAGGCAGGACGTGTACCTGGTCTGTAGGCAAGCAACTGGCCAATGCCGCCTGGTAGTCCATGTAGCGTCGCGTGCAGCGCAGGCCGGTACCCAGCATCATGCGCAAACGCCAGGCCCAGCTGTCGGCCACCCCCAGCCTGCGCAGCGGCGGCACGATCAGGGCCAGGGCAATCAAGCGGTCATCCAGCAACAGGCCAATGGCCGGCAGTTGCAGGTAAAAGTGCTGGCGCACCCATTCACGCACCATCACTCGCAGGCGGCGCTCATAGCCTGGGCGCTGCGCCTCGAAAATGTAAGCAAAGGTAGGTTCATGGCGGTAGGCGTTGTACAGCAGCGAACGCGCCTCACGGCTGTAGCCGTCGTCGAGCTGGCAGATACGCGCCGGCGTGGCAGTGGTTTCGGGCATTGCGGGCAGTCCTCCTGGAATGGGCTTGCAATGCCTTGGAGTGTGCTCCACCGCGCATCGTTCAGCCCCTACAGCACGTTAGCAGCAGCACCCCGAACCCGCCATGCTGGTGATGCCGCGCGATGTCGGCTAGCATCGCGGCTTTTACCGGGATTGTCTTTCCATGAAGATCGTCTGTTTCAACATCAACGGCCTGCGAGCGCGCCCGCATCAGCTGGCGGCGCTGATCGACAAGCATCAGCCTGACGTGATCGGCCTGCAGGAAACCAAGGTCAGCGACGATCAGTTCCCTCTGGCCGATGTCCAGGCACTGGGCTACCACGTGCATTACCACGGCCAGAAAGGCCACTATGGCGTCGCCTTGCTGTCGCGCCAGGCACCGCTGAGCCTGCACAAGGGTTTTGCCACCGATGAGGAAGACGCCCAGCGCCGCTTCATCTGGGGCACCTTCGCCGATGCCGACGGCAACCCGATCACCATCATGAACGGCTACTTCCCCCAGGGTGAAAGCCGCGACCACCCCACCAAATTCCCGGCCAAGCAGCGCTTCTACAGCGACCTGCAGGCCCTGCTCGAAAACCAGTTCCGCAACGACCAGCCGGTGCTGGTGATGGGCGACATGAACATCTCGCCCCAGGATTGTGACATCGGCATCGGCCCGGACAACGCCAAACGTTGGCTCAAGACCGGTAAATGCAGCTTCCTGCCGGAAGAGCGCGAATGGATGGAGCGCCTTAAAGGCTGGGGCCTGGTCGACAGTTTCCGCCACCTGCACCCGGACGTGGCCGACCGCTTCAGCTGGTTCGACTACCGCAGCCGCGGTTTCGAGGACGAACCCAAGCGTGGCCTGCGCATCGACCTGATCATGGCGTCGCAGCACCTGGTGCCACGGATCAAGGCGGCGGGTGTGGACTATGAGTTGCGCGGGATGGAAAAGCCGTCGGACCATGCACCGATCTGGCTGGAGTTGAGCTGACGCGGGTCTGGTGTAAGGCATTTGAGTTGCAGCGCCCGTGAGATCGAGCGCCGCCCGCGCGGCGCTCGATCTCACGGGCGATAAAAATCCAATGCCCTACGCCTGGCTGCCCACACCCACTCAACCAAATCATCACCATCACCCTACAACCCCAACCGCAACGCCTCCCCTACCCCCGCCCCACGCGTATCGTCCGCCGCACTGACCAACGCAAAGTTATACGCCCCATGCGACCAGTACCGTGCCTCCAGTTGCCCATCAACCCGCTGCCCCTCGGGCATGCGTTCATAACGCTCACCCGGCGAGCGCAGAAACAGGCTGATGCGTTCCCCTTTGCCATCCTGAAACACCAGGAGCGCCGCAGGCCCTTGTTCGTTGCTGAGCAACCGCGCGCCCACCGGCCTGAAACCGTAACCCGCCAGGTCCGGCAGCTGGCCTACCCGGCTGAAATGACGCCCCAACCAGTCACGCAATTGAGTCGGGTCGCTGGCTTGGATATCCAGCGCCTCGCTACCGGCAAACAGCCGATGCGCCTGGACCGCATCGGCCATGGGCAGATCGACCCGGGCCAACATCGCATCCCGTGCCTGCCAACCGCCCAAACCACCCACACCAATCGCCAGCACGAGCACTGCCGCCGATGCCCAACGCCGTTGACGTCGCTGGCGCAGCCGCTGCTTTAATTGGCCCAGATCCAGCTGCGCAGCCCCCGGCTGTTCACCCAGGCCGGCAAGTGCCACACGCAGCCGCCGCGCATCGCTGCGCCAGCCCTCGACCCGCGCCGCCTCCTGCGGGTTGGCCGCCAGCCAGGCCTTTACCTCTGCCCGGCGAGCAGGCGCCAAGCGCTCATCGATGTAGGCATGCAACTCATCTTCAGTGGGGATCAGGCGTGTCATTTCAGTCTCCGCAAGGCCGGGGGTTGAGGGTTGCCCTCGGTCAGTTCGCGCAAGGCATTGCGGGCGCGCGACAAGCGCGACATCACGGTACCGATAGGGATGCCCAAGGCCTGGGCGGCCTCTTTGTAACTCAAACCTTCGATGCTCACCAGCAGCAGCAAAGCACGCTGCTCCGCCGACAGCCGAGCAAAGGCACGCAGGTCGGCCTGGGCCAGCACGATGTCTTCG from Pseudomonas kermanshahensis carries:
- a CDS encoding translocation/assembly module TamB domain-containing protein, which gives rise to MTRVFKFVLLGVLGGVVAVGLALGVLVGTESGSRWALARVPGLQVADFQGRLAGSWQASQLSWVEGGNRVEVQAPLLTWSPACLLRATLCIDQLQAQRIDMAFAPSDAPAESGPLQLPALRLPVAIELGEVKIGQLRLDGSDLLGDVQLAAHWTQTGMRIDRLHLQRDDLRLDLQGDLQPEGDWPLQLQGQVQLPSVEGKSWQLALTAHGELQKTLTLEGTSSGYLDARLNGELQALAENLPATLQIRSDAFKPTGSLPDTLQFNQLELNAKGDLLKGYKLSGSASLPAEQSPIALVLSGRVDSKGAKVDALDLNASDNQRLKLQASADWQQGLTADAQLDWLDFPWLRLYPLETPPDVTLKQFNAQVHYRDGNYQGTFKGDLDGPAGAFSLASPFEGDLNQVKLPQLALSAGQGKAEGSVAVRFADTLAWDVDLQLSALDPAYWLAELPGTLAGPLRSKGEMKGDALKLDAQLDLKGRLRGQPAVLKVEAQGAGESWTLGALAIQLGDNRINGSGSLQQRLAGRVDLDLPRLGQLWPRLQGQVKGRLDVAGTLKAPQGTLTLQGQQLAQAENRIQRLDLDARLDSAQRGVIDLKAGGIHLGDTALGTLQANGKGDIRQQALTLALDGPQLKLDLGLDGQLNKGDWRGRLASGRIQAGGQDWQLQAPARLQRLASGQLDFGAHCWRSGQASLCGDDQRLAPEPRLRYHLKQFPLDSLAQWLPKDFAWQGLLNADVNLDIPASGPKGSIVVDASGGTLRVRDKGRWIDFPYQALRLDSTLAPRRIDTRLNFRGERLGELSLNARLDPLGKNKPLSGDFRLAGLDLSVARPFVPMVERLAGQLNGSGNLSGTLLAPQVNGNLVLSQGEVSGAELPVSLQDLSLQATIAGEQVQLNGGWRSGEAGRGQLSGNLTWGQALGMDLRLQGQQLPVTVEPYATLEVAPDLNLRLVDDKLAITGKVQVPKGKITVRELPPSTVKVSDDTVIVGHQTEEGKPPMAMAMDIDVDVGREKLSFKGFGLTANLLGHVHIGDNLDTRGELSLADGRYRAYGQRLTIRRARLLFAGPLDQPYLDIEAIRKVDDVIAGIRLSGSAEQPTTQVFSEPAMSQEQALSYLVLGRPLGTSGEDNNMLAEAALGLGLAGSAGITGSLASSLGIDDFQLDTEGSGNTTSVVASGNLTEKLSLRYGVGVFEPANTIALRYKLSRMVYLEAASGLASSLDIFYKRDF
- a CDS encoding autotransporter assembly complex protein TamA; the encoded protein is MTYSGRLTWGLVFWVASFAAWGQSELLVKVKPANKALKANVEGYIGNLGDRDEEALLRFSRGAQEQARKAAQALGYYQAQIDTEVKPPAKADQAPQLIIQIAPGEPVRLRNVTVRIEGPASEMKAFRVPDSKALRAGEQLNHGLYEDAKRLIQNQASRYGFFAGRFSRQRLAVDPQAGVADIELVYQSGPRYRLGAVKFGGDTPLDEDLLQRMVSFKPGTPYDSELIAELNNDLQSSGYFEGVRVDAAPTAAVGEDIPVEVRLETRKPRTMGLGLGFSTDVGPRGKANWTRHWVNPQGHSYGWETELSAPRQNVGLWYDVPLDPPLTDKLRFAGGYQNEELAGTDTLSKLLTVGPEWHSKLPSGWQRVISLKYQREEYRLGDDSGLSNLLMPGVSFSYLRSDNRIDPHNGYRLQFDTQVAKEGLVSDTNLLHGNVLLKGLTTLGHNHRFLGRVQFGGSATNGYKNNIPPSLRFFAGGDQSVRGYDYQTLSPKNSDGDRIGGRYLVAGSVEYQYSLTEKWRVATFVDQGNSFNTFELPSLKTGVGIGVRWVSPVGPLRLDLAKALDDEGGIRLHFSMGPEL
- a CDS encoding GNAT family N-acetyltransferase — protein: MPETTATPARICQLDDGYSREARSLLYNAYRHEPTFAYIFEAQRPGYERRLRVMVREWVRQHFYLQLPAIGLLLDDRLIALALIVPPLRRLGVADSWAWRLRMMLGTGLRCTRRYMDYQAALASCLPTDQVHVLPLLGVHPQFQGRQYGEQLLQAVHDWCAEDPSTQGVVLDTGNEHYLAFYQRQGYEEIGEVAVGPIRERVFFHPNPVSSTSALA
- the xthA gene encoding exodeoxyribonuclease III → MKIVCFNINGLRARPHQLAALIDKHQPDVIGLQETKVSDDQFPLADVQALGYHVHYHGQKGHYGVALLSRQAPLSLHKGFATDEEDAQRRFIWGTFADADGNPITIMNGYFPQGESRDHPTKFPAKQRFYSDLQALLENQFRNDQPVLVMGDMNISPQDCDIGIGPDNAKRWLKTGKCSFLPEEREWMERLKGWGLVDSFRHLHPDVADRFSWFDYRSRGFEDEPKRGLRIDLIMASQHLVPRIKAAGVDYELRGMEKPSDHAPIWLELS
- a CDS encoding anti-sigma factor family protein, which codes for MTRLIPTEDELHAYIDERLAPARRAEVKAWLAANPQEAARVEGWRSDARRLRVALAGLGEQPGAAQLDLGQLKQRLRQRRQRRWASAAVLVLAIGVGGLGGWQARDAMLARVDLPMADAVQAHRLFAGSEALDIQASDPTQLRDWLGRHFSRVGQLPDLAGYGFRPVGARLLSNEQGPAALLVFQDGKGERISLFLRSPGERYERMPEGQRVDGQLEARYWSHGAYNFALVSAADDTRGAGVGEALRLGL